Proteins found in one Quercus robur chromosome 2, dhQueRobu3.1, whole genome shotgun sequence genomic segment:
- the LOC126712763 gene encoding glutamate receptor 2.1-like produces MKIPTRIAFSFLFCFIILSRSNFLAKAQNTTISVNVGVILDFDTWTGKMGLSCIKMALADFYASHNHYKTRLHLHSRDSKCDVVEAAAGALDLIKNMEVQAIIGPQNSMQANFMIDLGEKAQVPIVTFSATSPSLTSLRSPYFFRVAQNDSSQVKAISAIVQAFGWREAVPIYVDNSFGEGIIPYLVDALQNVDARVPYRSMISPSATDDQIGEELYKLMTMQTRVFIVHMSTNIGSRLFNKAKEIGMMGEGYIWITTNGITNSLSSLERSVLDSMQGVLGVKTYVPKTKELENFRVRWKSKFQQDNPTILNAELNVLGLWAYDAASALARAVEKVGTTNFYIEQTTASRNLTDLEAIGVSQNGPKLREALLGTRFTGLAGDFSLVNGQLQSSIFKIINMNGNGERGIAFWTPKNGLKRELNSRNTTTSKKNLGPIIWPGDSSSVPKGWEVPTNGKKLRIGVPVTKGFGEFVKVTHDANNNRTQVTGYSIDVFSAVMETLPYAVNYEFIPFANSSGGSAGSYNDLVYQVYLRNFDAVVGDTTITANRSNFVDFTLPYIESEVSLVVPIRDNGSKNAWIFLKPLSWDLWITSGCFFVFTGFIVWVLEHRINEDFRGPPSHQIGTSLWYSFSTLVFAQRERVVSNLTRFVVIIWVFVVLILTQSYTASLTSLLTIQQLQPTVTDINQLIKNGEHVGYQGGSFVLGILKEMKFDENKLIIYDTPEECDQLLSKGSANGGIAGAIIETPMMKLFLGQYCSKYTMVESIYKTDGFGFVFPIGSPLVSDVSRAILNVTEGKKRKEIENAWLGNQNNCTNSNNQVSSASLTLASFWGLFLIAGVASLLSLIISMSMFLYKERQQILIHFYSEGSILRRIHHTLGIFDKKDLKSHTFKNMALQDGTGIDSVQVISASEASPNSEYTPSPSSYSTHTEPPCDCLGAFGTPPREYGDLSPNGQASQLAPVIELISYPNQEGITTIEIAHENC; encoded by the exons ATGAAGATCCCTACCAGAATCGCTTTTTCATTTCTGTTCTGCTTCATTATTCTTTCTAGAAGTAATTTCTTGGCCAAAGCACAAAACACGACAATCTCAGTTAACGTGGGTGTGATTCTTGACTTCGATACATGGACTGGGAAGATGGGTTTGAGTTGCATCAAAATGGCCCTTGCAGACTTCTATGCCTCCCATAATCACTACAAAACTAGGCTACATCTTCACTCCAGAGACTCCAAATGTGATGTTGTTGAAGCAGCTGCTGGAG CTCTAGACCTGATTAAAAACATGGAAGTGCAAGCAATCATAGGTCCACAAAACTCTATGCAAGCCAACTTTATGATTGATCTCGGTGAGAAAGCTCAGGTGCCCATTGTAACATTCTCAGCAACAAGTCCTTCTCTTACTTCCCTTCGGAGTCCATACTTTTTTCGAGTAGCTCAAAATGATTCATCTCAAGTGAAAGCTATAAGTGCAATTGTTCAAGCCTTTGGATGGAGAGAGGCAGTGCCAATCTATGTAGACAATTCATTCGGGGAAGGTATAATACCCTACTTGGTTGATGCCTTGCAAAATGTTGATGCCCGTGTACCCTATCGGAGTATGATTTCTCCATCAGCCACAGATGACCAAATTGGTGAAGAACTTTACAAGTTGATGACAATGCAAACTAGAGTCTTCATAGTGCACATGTCAACCAATATTGGTTCTCGGCTTTTCAACAAAGCAAAAGAGATTGGGATGATGGGTGAAGGTTATATTTGGATAACAACCAATGGGATAACCAACTCTTTAAGTTCGTTAGAACGATCAGTCCTTGACTCAATGCAAGGGGTGTTGGGTGTAAAAACTTATgttccaaaaacaaaagaacttgaaaattttagagTTCGATGGAAAAGCAAATTCCAACAAGACAATCCAACCATTTTGAATGCTGAATTGAATGTGTTAGGACTATGGGCTTATGATGCTGCTTCAGCACTAGCCAGGGCAGTTGAGAAGGTTGGGACTacaaatttttacattgaaCAAACAACTGCTTCAAGAAACTTAACTGATCTTGAAGCCATTGGAGTCTCTCAAAATGGTCCAAAACTTCGTGAAGCATTATTGGGTACTAGATTTACAGGCCTAGCTGGAGATTTCAGTCTTGTTAATGGACAATTACAATCAtcgattttcaaaataatcaatATGAATGGCAATGGAGAAAGAGGGATTGCATTTTGGACGCCAAAAAATGGACTCAAAAGGGAATTGAATTCAAGAAACACAACTACGTCCAAGAAAAATCTAGGACCCATTATATGGCCAGGCGACTCAAGTTCCGTTCCAAAAGGTTGGGAGGTTCCAACAAATGGGAAAAAGTTGAGAATAGGAGTTCCAGTGACGAAGGGTTTTGGTGAATTTGTTAAGGTGACACATGATGCTAACAATAACAGAACACAGGTCACAGGGTACAGCATAGACGTCTTCAGTGCTGTCATGGAAACATTACCATATGCTGTTAACTATGAGTTCATTCCGTTTGCAAATTCAAGTGGTGGAAGCGCTGGTAGTTATAATGATTTGGTCTATCAAGTATACCTTAGG AATTTCGATGCTGTGGTAGGAGATACAACAATCACAGCAAACAGGTCTAACTTTGTCGACTTTACATTGCCATACATTGAATCCGAAGTATCATTAGTAGTGCCAATCAGGGACAATGGGAGTAAAAATGCATGGATTTTCTTGAAGCCTTTAAGCTGGGACCTTTGGATAACAAGTGGGTGTTTCTTTGTCTTCACTGGCTTTATAGTTTGGGTTCTTGAGCACCGAATAAATGAAGATTTCCGTGGGCCTCCCTCACATCAAATTGGAACAAGCTTATGGTACTCCTTCTCAACCCTGGTTTTTGCACAAC GGGAGAGAGTGGTAAGCAACTTGACAAGGTTTGTGGTGATCATATGGGTTTTTGTGGTGCTCATACTCACTCAAAGTTACACAGCAAGTTTGACATCACTCTTAACAATTCAACAATTGCAACCAACTGTTACTGATATCAACCAACTTATTAAGAATGGGGAGCATGTTGGCTACCAAGGAGGATCTTTTGTTTTGGGAATCTTAAAAGAAATGAAGTTTGATgaaaataaacttataatatATGATACTCCAGAAGAATGTGATCAATTGTTGTCAAAAGGAAGTGCTAATGGTGGTATAGCCGGTGCTATTATTGAAACTCCTATGATGAAGCTTTTTCTAGGACAATATTGCTCCAAGTATACCATGGTTGAATCAATTTATAAAACTGATGGGTTTGGCTtt GTCTTCCCAATAGGTTCCCCCTTAGTATCTGATGTGTCAAGGGCAATCTTAAATGTaacagaaggaaagaaaaggaaagagattGAGAATGCATGGCTAGGGAATCAAAACAATTGTACAAACTCCAACAACCAAGTTTCTTCTGCGAGTCTTACCCTTGCTAGCTTTTGGGGCCTATTTCTCATTGCCGGGGTTGCTTCCTTACTATCTCTCATCATCTCCATGTCTATGTTCCTTTACAAGGAAAGACAACAAATCTTGATCCACTTTTATTCAGAAGGCTCAATATTGAGAAGAATTCATCACACCTTAGGAATCTTTGACAAAAAAGACCTCAAATCCCATACTTTTAAAAACATGGCACTGCAAGACGGAACTGGCATTGATAGTGTTCAAGTTATAAGTGCAAGTGAAGCCTCACCAAACAGTGAGTACACACCAAGTCCATCAAGCTATTCAACCCACACTGAACCCCCCTGCGATTGCTTGGGAGCTTTTGGAACGCCTCCTAGAGAGTATGGCGATCTTAGTCCAAACGGTCAAGCATCTCAATTAGCACCAGTTATCGAGCTAATTAGCTACCCAAATCAAGAGGGAATAACAACCATAGAAATAGCTCATGAAAATTGTTAA
- the LOC126695856 gene encoding uncharacterized protein LOC126695856 produces the protein MAIILRFVDKEGFIKEHFFHVVHVRDTTALTLKNEICVVLSRYNLHIENIRGQGYDGASNMRGEWNGLQALFLKDCPYAYYIHCMAHKLQLALVTEFREVKDVHQFFDHLVNIINIVVGSSKRNDELQHAQAEQVENMIASNEIETGRGANQIGTLQRAGDTRWGSHFQSICSLIKMFDATCKVINTISEERANYKQRGDAEGAYQVLTSFEFILILHLMKEIMGITNVLCQALQQHSQDLLNAMHLVSITKSLIQKLRDDGWEPLLASVISFCEQHEIDIPDMNACYTKG, from the coding sequence ATGGCCATCATTTTGAGGTTTGTTGATAAAGAAGGTTTCATTAAAGAGCATTTCTTTCATGTTGTGCATGTTAGAGATACTACTGCATTGACTTTAAAGAATGAGATATGTGTTGTCCTTTCTCGTTACAACCTCCACATTGAAAATATTCGAGGTCAAGGATATGATGGGGCTAGTAACATGCGTGGTGAATGGAATGGATTACAAGctctttttcttaaagattGCCCATATGCTTATTATATACATTGTATGGCTCATAAGTTGCAATTAGCTCTAGTTACAGAATTTAGAGAAGTAAAAGATGTTCATCAATTCTTTGATCATTTGGTTAATATTATCAATATTGTTGTTGGTTCTAGTAAGCGTAATGATGAATTGCAACATGCTCAAGCAGAACAAGTTGAGAATATGATTGCTTCTAATGAAATTGAGACTGGAAGAGGTGCAAACCAGATTGGTACTTTGCAACGAGCTGGAGATACTAGGTGGGGATCtcattttcaatctatttgtAGTTTGATTAAAATGTTTGATGCTACTTGCAAAGTTATCAACACTATTTCTGAGGAAAGGGCTAATTATAAACAACGCGGTGATGCCGAGGGAGCTTATCAGGTATTAacatcatttgaatttattttaatcttgcatTTGATGAAAGAGATAATGGGAATTACTAATGTTctttgtcaagctttgcaaCAACATTCTCAAGACCTTTTAAATGCCATGCATTTAGTTTCAATTACAAAATCACTTATTCAAAAGTTGAGAGATGATGGATGGGAGCCTTTACTTGCTAGTGTTATATCATTTTGTGAGCAACATGAAATTGATATTCCTGATATGAATGCTTGTTACACTAAAGGTTGA